The DNA region GGCGATCGACTGTCAGCGCGGCCAGGAGGTGACCATGGTCGGCACCCTGCGCAGCGTCGAATGCAACGGCAAGAGTTGCGCAGGCGGCGTCAAGGCCGAACTGTTCGACGGCACCGACTCGGTGATGCTGGTCTGGCTCGGCCAGCGCCGCATCCCGGGCATCGAATCCGGTCGAACCCTCAAAGTGCACGGACGTGTCGGCAAGCTGGACAACGGTGCCAAGGCGATCTACAACCCCCACTACGAGATTCAAAAGTGAGTGACCCCGGCACCGAACCGGGCACGCAGACCACAGCTCCTCGGGGCGCCGCTGTCCTCGAGCAGATGGGCGGCATCAGCGGGCTGATCTATTCATCGCTGCCCGTGGTGGTGTTCGTTCCCGTGTCCTCCGCGTTCGGCCTCATGCCCGCCATCGGCGCCGCCCTGGCCGTGGCGACGCTGATCCTGCTGTGGCGCCTGTACCGGCGGGACTCGGTGCAACCGGCCATATCGGGTTTCTTCGCCGTCGGGATCAGTGCGCTCATCGCCTACCTGGTAGGCGCCTCCAAAGGCTATTTCCTGCTCGGGATCTGGACGTCACTGTTCTGGGCCGTCGTGTTCACCATCTCGGTTGTGATCCGTCGCCCGATTGTCGGCTACGCGTGGGGGTGGGTCAGCTCTCACGACCGCAGTTGGCGGGAGGTGCGGCGCGCAGTGGTGGCCTTCGACGTGGCGACCCTGGTGTGGGTGGCGGTGTTCTCCGCCCGCTTCGTGGTGCAGCACCACCTGTACGACGCCGACCAGACCGGCTGGCTCGGGGTGGCGCGGATCGCGATGGGCTGGCCGCTGACAGCGGTGGCCGCGTTGGTGACCTATCTGGCGATCAGAGCCGCGAAGGCGGCGGTGCAGGAGCGCGA from Mycobacterium sp. DL includes:
- a CDS encoding OB-fold nucleic acid binding domain-containing protein, with translation MATAEGYLRRLTRRLTEDPEQLDVQELSDEAASTGAQKAIDCQRGQEVTMVGTLRSVECNGKSCAGGVKAELFDGTDSVMLVWLGQRRIPGIESGRTLKVHGRVGKLDNGAKAIYNPHYEIQK
- a CDS encoding DUF3159 domain-containing protein, which translates into the protein MSDPGTEPGTQTTAPRGAAVLEQMGGISGLIYSSLPVVVFVPVSSAFGLMPAIGAALAVATLILLWRLYRRDSVQPAISGFFAVGISALIAYLVGASKGYFLLGIWTSLFWAVVFTISVVIRRPIVGYAWGWVSSHDRSWREVRRAVVAFDVATLVWVAVFSARFVVQHHLYDADQTGWLGVARIAMGWPLTAVAALVTYLAIRAAKAAVQERDAAVEAQTPDSDPVVDPVSDDDASAQKPH